The Pelodiscus sinensis isolate JC-2024 chromosome 24, ASM4963464v1, whole genome shotgun sequence genomic interval TAGAGTGACCAATGCTTCTCAAACTGGGTTACACAGAGTTCTTCCAGGAGACTCAGCAACACATCTAGATACACAGTTTATAACAGACTACATTAAAAGTGTTTTCAGGGACTCTAACCCAGACGGCTTCAGTTCGTTGTCTGAccacaaagagacaggcaacaccagcaaggtctaatcacaaagctctttattgaagagtgcacacgacaatagagagcagcccgtCTCTACTGAGAACCAGCCCCCGATTtctataacaagtggggttatatagacagttccgtcgcgtcatagactattcACTTAAGCAACCCACCCCCCTTTGTTAGTTAGACACTTCTAGCATGCATGCATACCTTGCCAGCTGTACAAGGTGGCCTTGATACATCAGCAACTTTCTTATTAAGACAGAAGGCAAGTACCAGAAAATGAGGAGACGGAGTTTTCTTATCAGTTCCTTAAGCAAGCTGTTCAGCTCAGCAAGTACAAAAATACGGCTGTTCGCTTATCTCATTTTTTGTAGCTTAGGCAGGCATTTGAAGTACGGCCTTGCTCAACTCATGTCTCAAATTTTGTTCAGGAACTACCCAGAaccctttgctggactcttctcggTCTGTCTTAGCATAATCGCCCTAGGCCCAATTTTCTGTGGCCTAACAGTGTCAAAGAAGTTGACAGTACTAATTAAAATTGAATACAGACAAAATGAGAAAGTCACCAGTTTTTCATTTACAGAGTGCTCTGACACTTGTGCATTTTTCTGCCTGATTCTGTTAACAAGTAGTTTTGAAGTGTGGTGAAATTTGGAATATGGAAAACAAATCAGACTCCAGAAAGTGGTCTGAAAAGGTTGAGATCTGCTGATCTAGACAATAGGAAATACTAGTGAGAAAGGTGAGACTAAGCGCCCCATTCCTCAAAGGAGTGAAATGCTGAACCCTGGGTCCCAGGGAGGTGCTCTGGCTCAGGCACCTGACCTTGTCCTGGAGTCAGGTGCCTGAGCCAGAGCAGATTGGGTGACCATtcatcccttattttaagagacaCCCTCCATCCCATTTTAGACATTCAATGGAATCTGATTACACTTGCACTGTCTGCTTGAGGGCTGTAGAAATGTACACCTGACAGAAAAAATGAATAATGCATTTGTGCATtgtggaaagttctctgaaaacatcggctcagtgtgcagcagcagtcaaaaaagcaaacaggaatgttaggaatcatttaaaaaagggatagaaaataagacagagaatatcttataaaaccctggtacacccacatcttgaatactgtgtacaaacggggtcgcctcatctcaagaaAGGTATATTGggactggaaaaggttcagagaaggaaaacaaaagtgattagggatttggaatgggtcccacatgaacagagatttaaaagacttgaacttttcagcttagaaaagaaaagactaaaggggatatgatagaggtctgtaatatcatgactggtgtagaaaaagtgaaaaggaaatgttatttatttgttcccataatataaaaactaggggtcaccaaattaaattaataggcagcaggttttaaacaaacaaaaggaagcttttcttcatgcagcgcacagtcaacctgtggaactccttgccagaggatgcggtgaagactaggacttcaacaaggttcaaaaaagtgctagataaattaatgggggttaggtccattaatggctattagccgggatgggtaggaatggtgtccttagcctctgattGTCTGGAAACAGataacaagaacataagaacagccttactgggtcagaccaatggtccatccagcccagcatcctgtctgcagacagcagccaataccagatgccccggagggaaagaacacaacaggtaatcctcacatgctcccacccacttccagagaaatagAGGCATGGAACAATtgcgaaatagcttatttcggcttttggcgctgtctacacaacaggaagtccaGGATAGAGCGCTCTTCCCCCTACTTCCCTCACTCTTTGTACAATGGActttgttttttcagaataacgctgctgtgcagacatagccttggtcTTTGAATCAATGGTGCTCTATTTATGGCCAAGATTAGTGTGAAGTGTCACCAAAGAGCAAGAGCTTCAGGGGGCAAGTTAAGGATGAGGGAGAATAGAAGGAGATGGGTATTTATGGACTCAGACCTGAATCAGACAAATACACTAATGATTTCTTTGGGTTACTTTCAGCATTTTACTTTATTGGTTCATCATCTGAGAGGAATTTTTATTTTGGTGGAGCTTCAAATATCTCTGCAGGATAATCCATTGGCAGCATGAGAACCAGCAACGGGAGCAGTGTAACTGAATTCATAATCATGGGATTCCCAGATCTTCAGGGCTTCCACACTCTCTTCTTTGCCCTGCTGCTTCTCATCTACCTCTTCACTATCATTGGGAATGTGGTGATTTTCACAGTCATCAGGTCAGATTCTCGACTTCACACACCCATGTACTTTTTTGTCAGCATTTTATCTTTCTTGGAAATCTGGTATACAGCAGCTACTGTTCCCAAAATGCTTTCAAACTTACTCAGCGAGAGAAAAAGCATTTCCTTCACTGGGTGCCTCTTACAAACATATTTCTTCCATTCCCTAGGAGCCACTGAATGCTACCTACTGACAGCAATGGCTTATGACAGATATTTAGCAATCTGTAACTCACTGCGCTATCCTGCCATCATGACCCCAAAAATGTGCACtcagctggctgctggctgttGGATTTGTGGCTTCATGTGTCCTGTCATTGAGGTAATCTTGGTCTCCAAGCTGCCATTCTGTGGCCCCAATGAGATCCAGCATATCTTCTGTGACTTCCCCCCTCTGCTGAGCTTGTCCTGCACAGATACTTCCATCAATGTCCTGGTAGATTTTATAGTCAATGCATTTATAATCCTGGTGACATTTTTGTTCATCATGGTCTCATACATAAAGATTATAAAAGCCATATTGAAAATACGCACAGCTGAGGGGCGAAAAAAGGCTTTTTCTACCTGTGCCACTCACCTTACTGTGGTTCTGCTATTTTTTGGGAGTATTATATTCATGTATGTACGATTAAAGAACAGCTATTCCTTGGATTATGATAGGGCATTTGCAGTAATTTATGCAATCTTGACTCCTTTAGTCAATCCAGTCATCTATAGCTTACGGAACAAAGAAATACTGAATGCAATAAAAAGGAAAATTCCGCACAGAGGAGCCATCAACAGCAGTGAACACCCTTGAGTCCTATGTCAGCTGCCTTCCTTCACAGCACCTGATCCATGCACAGAACAGCTTTGCATGTGGTCAATGTATGTGGTTTTCTTTCTGGTTTACAACCTGGCCAGGCCCCAGCCTATATTCTCAATTCTGGTCACTTGTTGGAATGAAGGGGCATTCCCTCACTGTCTCTCAGACACAATGTTAAAACCACTATAATTTCGTAGTCTTCTTAATTCTACTTTATTTCCAGTGCACTTTGGCTCCTTCATGAGTTTCTCCTTCCTtctaactttttaattttttttcttcttttcacctTCACATTTTCTGCCTTTTTCGCCTAGGGCTCgtttacattggccccttttccggaaggggcatggtaatttttgaaatcgcaatagggaaatgcgcgggggatttaaatatcccccgtggcatttaaataaaaatgtccgccgcttttttccggcttttagaaaagctggaaaagagtgtctacactggccccgatcctccggaaaaaaagccctttgaagtaggaataagatcctccggaaaaggatttccctattgcgatttcaaaaattaccatgccccttccggaaaaggggccaatgtagacgtagccctattgtttATTTTGATTTCCTTTTCCCTCCACTTCTCCAGGAGCTCAAGGCATCAGGAAATGCTGTGACAGGAAAGTGAGGCTCTGCCTCTAGGACAAATCCTCACTTTCCTGCCCTCCCTTGGCCAATGCAGAGCAAAGCTGCATAGTGGGGCTTCCTTCCATTCTAGgtgtgacaaagtggggattttattcaccttgttatgttgcatgtgatttctacggTCCTGTGTGTGTGCCTCGCTTTCCCAGGGCACTGCACCAACACCTACATGGTGAGGGAAATTTTGGGTGTGACTCGCACCAAGGGAGGCTGGCATAGCCACTGCATGCACACAATGGCTGATTCCTTCATAACCTGAGCAGGGAAGGAGTAAAGCTGGAAAAGGAGCACACAGGCCAGAGGAGAGGCTAGGACCAGGGCTACTAggcaagagtatgtctacactaccaccctagttcgaactagggtggtaatgtaggcaactggagttgcaaatgaagcccgggatttgaatttcccgggcttcatttgcataaagccgggcacttcctagtctgaactaccctTACTAATCGtgaaactaccgttactcctcgtgaaacctagtccaaactacctagtccatgccgcatgtagccgcgcggcacggagtccgcacaagcggacatttaaaaatggcggcgcccggctttatgcaaatgaagtccgggaaattcaaatcccaggcttcatttgcaactccggttgcctacattaccaccctacttcgaactagggtggtagtgtagacataccccaagtgagttaGTCTTAGCTGGTTTGGGGTACAGAGGGAGAGTTAGGGCTCTAGCTCTGGCCCCTTGCCCCAGAGATGGATTGTACTGGCAGGTTACTGGTTCTGGttactgtgctgacaagtctgttccaTTCTGTATCCCTGAAGACCTTCTGTTTTATCTGCTGACAATCTTATCTAACTGtggatggaggtgcagggcccAGTTATTCCCCACTCCTCAGTGACATTTGTGGCATGGTGGGTGCAGTAGAAAGAAGGGGAACTAGCAAGAGCCAGGCATGGGTGGTAGGTAtggtaggtgggggaaggcactgccttcccaaatgGCTAGCTTGGCCCCACCCACATTCTGCCCCAGAATGACTGCTGTAGGCCTACTGaaggtggagtgttgctgcccccaagcacctgccctccccatgctctgagcacaggaggctggggacacatGCCCTCTTCCCTCGCTGTGCTCTGGGGTAGGGGAGATGGGCCAtgcaccctcctctctccccatgctccagggttGGGGAGTCTTGAGCTTTGGGGTTGAGTGCTGCTccacctcccctgctgctgtgcaggggcaggggggggggagggggaagtggcttAGCTCCTGTGGAGGGCTTGGGCAgaatgggtgggggtggggacatggCTGGGGGAGTGCCTCCCCCAGGCCTACCTTCACCTACCACCCATGAGCCAGGTGTGCtgaaggcgtacagatagttcggaatagcttgctagtccgaactatctagcccgtgccgcgtgtagccgcgcggcacggggttcgcactagccggcttttaaaaatggcggcgccggctttatgctaatgaagcccaggaaattcaaatcccgggcttcattagcaagttcggtatgcatacattacccccctagttcgaactaggggggtagtgtagacatacccttaggctttgGCGGCCCTGGTGCTTCAGAGGCAATGTTCTCAGTTTTCAGGGTGGGTAAAGGACTGCCTTTGTAGATGAGTGCCTCATtcccctggagatggtgaatcaaAGGGGGTGGCACCAGACCAACACCCACCTGTCCCTGACGGGACCCCATTCAAGGTTCCTGTGGTCAgagtgcatctgaaatggggggctgAGGGCCCCAAAGAGCTGGGAGTGCACCATCAAAGAGGTGGGGGTGCACCATCACTTCCCTGCCAGGGTGCTGATGGTGGGTGATCTGGTGGTTTGGCCAGATTGTCCCCACAGTGCCCTGGTCATTACTGATAGCCAGAGCCAGCGAGTGGCACTCAGCCCTGACCCTGAAGAATGCATCCCACACGGGACACAGGGCCCTACCCAGGCAGACAGGGAGTTTCCAGGGGCCGGATTCAactgggctgggactcagacacaggcagtgggagggagcaggcccacatcccttccctggctgctgaattccaggctgagttGCAGAAAGATCC includes:
- the LOC102452306 gene encoding olfactory receptor 6N2-like; protein product: MRTSNGSSVTEFIIMGFPDLQGFHTLFFALLLLIYLFTIIGNVVIFTVIRSDSRLHTPMYFFVSILSFLEIWYTAATVPKMLSNLLSERKSISFTGCLLQTYFFHSLGATECYLLTAMAYDRYLAICNSLRYPAIMTPKMCTQLAAGCWICGFMCPVIEVILVSKLPFCGPNEIQHIFCDFPPLLSLSCTDTSINVLVDFIVNAFIILVTFLFIMVSYIKIIKAILKIRTAEGRKKAFSTCATHLTVVLLFFGSIIFMYVRLKNSYSLDYDRAFAVIYAILTPLVNPVIYSLRNKEILNAIKRKIPHRGAINSSEHP